The Halanaerobium saccharolyticum subsp. saccharolyticum DSM 6643 genomic sequence GATGGTACCTGGGCGGAGGCGGAGTCTGATTTAGGTAAAATAAAAACTAAAAACCGTAGGGTCTTTACAGGGGACTTTATAGTTGGTGATCTAAAATTTTCACCATACTCGATTTCACATGATGCTGCTCAACCAGTCGGATATGTTTGTCGGGTGGGAGATAAAAAAATTGTACTGGCCACTGATACTGGTGTCACAAATGAAGATATAATTACTAAAATAAAAGGAGCAGATTTTTTTGTTCTTGAATCAAATCATGATTTAGAAATGTTGATGACTGGGAAATATCCTTATTTTTTAAAAAATAGGATTAAAGGTAAAGAAGGACACTTATCGAATGATGATACTGCAGCTTTATTACCTTCTTTACTTAAAGATAATTTTCCTACAGTTGTTTTAGCTCATTTAAGTGAAGAAAACAATAATCCTAAAGTAGCTTATATCACTGTTAATAATGCTCTTAAAGAAGCTGGGTTTAAAGTTGGTAAAGATTTAAGGATGGGTTGTGCTTCACAGTCTAAAACAACACCGCTTTTTAGACTTGATAAAAAAGAGAAGAATAAGGAATTATTTTAATTATGGATATTAACCTTATAACAGTTGGTAGTTTAAAATCTTCATTTTTAGAACCAGGCATTCAGGAATTCAAAAAACGTTTAAGTCGTTACTGCAATTTAAATATTATTGAAATTAGCGATGAAACTGTTCCAAAAAATTATTCAGATAAAGATATTGAAGCACTGCAGGCATTAGAAGGTGAGCGAATAATAAAAAAGATTCCTGAACGAACATATATTTTCGCTCTTGATGTTAATGGAAAACCAATGACTTCAACTGGTTTTGCTAAATCACTTAATAATCTTCAGGTTAGAGGATACAGTTCCTTTACTTTTATAATTGGTGGGGCAACAGGTTTAAGTGACTTTGTAATCCAGAAAGCAGATTATAGATTTTCTTTATCGCATATGACGTTTACTCACCAGATGATTCGTTTAATTTTATTAGAACAGATATATAGAGCTTTTAAAATTAATAATAATGAACCATATCATTTGTAAAATGACTTCCTGTTTGCGGAGCCATTTTTAAAAAATTAAATAGATAATAAAAAAGTGCCCTTAATCCAAAAATTAATTTAGATTATGGGCACTTTTTTTCATATTTTATTTTCTGGAATAAAACTCTATTACAAGCTGATCATTTATTTCAATTGGTATTTCATTAATTTCAACTTCTGAAATTAATTTTGAAGTAAAATTATCATAATCTCTTTCTAGATAGCTAATTGGAGTTAAATGTCGATCTAAATAATTTTCTTTAAATAAATTGTTTTTTCTGTATTTATCTCTAAGAGAAATTTGATCTCCAATCTCGATTTGATAAGATGGGATATCTATTTTTTCTCCATTAACTAAAATGTGTCCATGGACAACCATTTGTCTAGCCTGCCTGATTGAACGAGCAAAACCAGCTCTATAAACTAAATTATCGAGTCGTTTCTCCAATTTTTTAATCAAATTATTAGCGGTTACACCAGCTTCTTTTGTAGACTGTTGTACATAACGACTAAATTTTTTCTCCATCAAGCCGTAGTAAGCACGTAAGCGCTGTTTTTCCAAAAGCTGCTGACCATAATTTGATAATTTTTTGTTGGCACGATTAAAAGTACCATCTGCTTTTTTCATTGCCTTAGGATGTCCATAAATATTAACACCCAATCTTCTTGATTCTTTAAATCTTGGACCTCTTTTTCTGGCCAATTTTAAATTTCCTCCTTATTAATAACTATTAGCCGCGGTTATTAATCCATAGTTATCTTATCAAGATTTATGAATTGTTTATAGTTCTTGTTTAACAATTTTAAAATAAAATTATAATAATTTTAGCCAAATTCATTTACAAAGTAAAGAGTAATATAATATAATATAAAATAGAGTAGTTAATAATTTAAGATTTAAGGAGTGGAAATTTGAATTGTAAAGTATGTGGAAGTGATAATTTAGAAAAAATAAACATTGAAGATAATTATTATCACTGTAATGATTGTGAAGTGATTTTTATTTCTCCAAAAAATATTGTAGATCAAACCGAAGAAAAAGAGAGATATGAAGGTCATGATAATAATCATCAGAATGAAGGTTATGTTACAATGTTTAAAGATTTTATAGAGGAATTGCTGGAAGAACATCTCAATTTAGAACAAATGGATGATGTACTAGAGTTTGGCTGTGGCCCAGGTCCAGTGTTGGCTGATCTTTTAAAAGAAAAGGGTCTCAATGTCGACATATATGATCCCTATTTTTTTCCAGAAAAAGTTTTTGAAAAAAATAAATATGACCTAATTACCTCGACAGAAGTATTTGAACATTTTTCTGATCCTATCAAAGAAATGAAACTATTAACTTCACATTTAAAAGAAGATTCTTATCTGGCAGTAATGACTTCTTTTCATCCTGGACCAGAAGAATTTGAAGATTGGTGGTATAAGTGGGATCCTACCCATATAGTTTTTTTTAATGAAAAAACTTTTAATAAAATTGCTTCAATATTTGATTTGGAAATAATTTATACTGATCAAGAAAAATATATTCTTTTTAAAGTTTAGAGGGGGAGAGACTCTTGAAAAAAATTTTAGTGTTAATGACAGCTTTTTTTGCATTAACTTTTCTTTTAACAGCAGTAGTAAGTGCTGAAGATGTTGATGTTTGGGAAAAAGCAAAAGAAGAAGGAGTTCATTTTCGAGCAGTTGGTAATGAACCAGGTTGGTTAGTTGAGGTTAAAGATGATAAAAGAATAAAGTTTGTTAATGATTATGGTGATTTAGAGATTAAAGCACCTGTAGACGATTTATGGCTTGGACCAGCTGGAGAAGATAAGATTTATTATGTCGAGAATGAAGCTATTCAATTCCAGGTCATCATAATGAAAAAGAGCTATCAAGATACAATGAGTGGGGAATATTTCCCTTATCAGGTAAGAGTGGTTTTTCCAAATAAAAGCTATGTTGGTGGCGGAAGGCTATTAATTCAGACTGAAAAGTAAATTTAATATTAAAATCCCTGCATAATTTTCTGCAGGGATTTTTATTATTAAGCCATTTTAATTTTAACTGGTGTTTGATTAGCAATATTATCACTAACTGGACATCGTTCTTTAACTTTTTTTAGCCATTTATTTAAAGTTTCTTCATTTGCATCTGTTTTAACATCAATTGATACATCTATTTCTTGATATCCAGCTCTTTTGTTTTCAGATTTCCCTCTAAATTTTGCAGGGTCAAGCTTACCTTTAATATCAATTTTTAAATCATCTAATTCAAAACCCATTTCACCGGCAACAAGATATCCTACAATATTTAAACATCCTGCTAAAGATGCTAATAGATATTCGACTGGATTAGGACCTTCTCCGCCACCTCCAAGTCTTTCTGGTTCATCAATAGTTATTTTTAAACCTCCAGTTGTTTCAACAACTGTTTTAGTATCATTTTTACCTTGTGCCTGAATAGAATATTTTGCTATAATTATAATCACCTTCCATTAAAAATTTTTTTAATTACTCTATTTTTATTTATTCTATAATTTAAATCAAATTCCTTCTTTTTAAATAGCTTAATATCTTTACAGATGTAAAGACAGGTGATAGAATAGATAACATAGCAATTAAATTATTGAGGTGATAATAATTAAAACTAAAGTAAGAAGAGATAAATTACTGCAGAGATTAAAAAAATCAAAAGAGGCGTTAATTGGTTCTCAATTGGCAGAGGAATTTGGAGTTAGTCGTCAGGTTATTGTCCAGGATGTTGCTCTTTTAAGGGCAGAAGGAGAGAAAATAGTTGCTACTTCTCAGGGCTATTTTTATGAAGAGAACTTAGGAATGACAACTGTTAAAACTTCTATTGCCTGTTCTCATGGAGATCAGGAAGAATTAAAAGATGAACTTTTAACTGTGGTTAATTATGGAGGCAGAGTTATCGATGTTAAGGTTGAACATCCTATTTATGGAGACCTTAGTGGGAATTTAATGATCAGCAATATAGAAGAGGT encodes the following:
- a CDS encoding MBL fold metallo-hydrolase, producing MNKEVRIETAVLSSGSKGNSTYIRAGEYSVLIDAGLSGKALEKRMAALDLKPEDLNALLITHEHKDHIKGVGILSRRYDLPIYANDGTWAEAESDLGKIKTKNRRVFTGDFIVGDLKFSPYSISHDAAQPVGYVCRVGDKKIVLATDTGVTNEDIITKIKGADFFVLESNHDLEMLMTGKYPYFLKNRIKGKEGHLSNDDTAALLPSLLKDNFPTVVLAHLSEENNNPKVAYITVNNALKEAGFKVGKDLRMGCASQSKTTPLFRLDKKEKNKELF
- the rlmH gene encoding 23S rRNA (pseudouridine(1915)-N(3))-methyltransferase RlmH, which produces MDINLITVGSLKSSFLEPGIQEFKKRLSRYCNLNIIEISDETVPKNYSDKDIEALQALEGERIIKKIPERTYIFALDVNGKPMTSTGFAKSLNNLQVRGYSSFTFIIGGATGLSDFVIQKADYRFSLSHMTFTHQMIRLILLEQIYRAFKINNNEPYHL
- the rpsD gene encoding 30S ribosomal protein S4, with the translated sequence MARKRGPRFKESRRLGVNIYGHPKAMKKADGTFNRANKKLSNYGQQLLEKQRLRAYYGLMEKKFSRYVQQSTKEAGVTANNLIKKLEKRLDNLVYRAGFARSIRQARQMVVHGHILVNGEKIDIPSYQIEIGDQISLRDKYRKNNLFKENYLDRHLTPISYLERDYDNFTSKLISEVEINEIPIEINDQLVIEFYSRK
- a CDS encoding class I SAM-dependent methyltransferase — encoded protein: MNCKVCGSDNLEKINIEDNYYHCNDCEVIFISPKNIVDQTEEKERYEGHDNNHQNEGYVTMFKDFIEELLEEHLNLEQMDDVLEFGCGPGPVLADLLKEKGLNVDIYDPYFFPEKVFEKNKYDLITSTEVFEHFSDPIKEMKLLTSHLKEDSYLAVMTSFHPGPEEFEDWWYKWDPTHIVFFNEKTFNKIASIFDLEIIYTDQEKYILFKV
- a CDS encoding OsmC family protein, with translation MIIIIAKYSIQAQGKNDTKTVVETTGGLKITIDEPERLGGGGEGPNPVEYLLASLAGCLNIVGYLVAGEMGFELDDLKIDIKGKLDPAKFRGKSENKRAGYQEIDVSIDVKTDANEETLNKWLKKVKERCPVSDNIANQTPVKIKMA
- a CDS encoding transcription repressor NadR: MIIIKTKVRRDKLLQRLKKSKEALIGSQLAEEFGVSRQVIVQDVALLRAEGEKIVATSQGYFYEENLGMTTVKTSIACSHGDQEELKDELLTVVNYGGRVIDVKVEHPIYGDLSGNLMISNIEEVDNFIKNYQNNEAQLLSKLTEGVHLHTIEAVNMQVLKKIKEELKEKGYLMEE